A single genomic interval of Centropristis striata isolate RG_2023a ecotype Rhode Island chromosome 8, C.striata_1.0, whole genome shotgun sequence harbors:
- the hibadhb gene encoding 3-hydroxyisobutyrate dehydrogenase b: MAAVLRGSRYLAGRCCQHVDFALVSTRSMASKTPVGFIGLGNMGNPMAKNLLKHGYPIIATDVFPESCKDVQELGAQIVDNPAEVADKADRIITMLPSSPNVIDVYTGPNGILKKVKKGSLLIDSSTIDPSVSKDMAAAAEKMGAVFMDAPVSGGVGAASSGKLTFMVGGAEEEFTAAKELLTCMGANVVYCGQVGTGQAAKICNNMLLAIGMIGTSETMNLGIRLGLDPKLLAQILNMSSGRCWSSDTYNPVPGVMEGVPSGNNYQGGFGTQLMAKDLGLAQNTATNTKTPVPLGSLAHQMYRVMCARGYANKDFSSVFQFLREEEGGQ; the protein is encoded by the exons ATGGCGGCCGTGTTGAGAGGGTCTCGGTACCTGGCTGGAAGGTGCTGCCAGCATGTTGACTTTGCTTTGG TCTCCACGAGGTCTATGGCCTCGAAGACCCCGGTGGGGTTTATCGGTCTGGGCAACATGGGGAACCCGATGGCCAAGAACCTGCTGAAGCACGGATATCCCATCATCGCTACTGACGTGTTCCCCGAATCCTGCAAGGACGTTCAGGAGCTGGGCGCTCAG attGTGGATAATCCTGCTGAGGTAGCAGATAAAGCTGACCGCATCATCACCATGCTGCCCTCCAGTCCCAACGTCATCGATGTTTATACTGGACCCAACGGCATCCTCAA GAAGGTGAAGAAAGGCTCCCTGCTCATCGACTCCAGCACCATCGACCCGTCGGTCTCTAAAGAcatggctgctgctgcagagaagaTGGGGGCAGTTTTTATGGATGCACCTGTATCAGGag GTGTGGGAGCTGCCAGTTCTGGTAAACTGACGTTCATGgttggaggagcagaggaggagttCACTGCAGCCAAAGAGCTGCTCACCTGTATGGGAGCTAACGTGGTCTACTGCGGCCAGGTCGGAACCGGACAG GCTGCAAAAATCTGCAACAACATGCTTCTAGCTATCGGAATGATCGGAACGTCAGAGACGATGAACCTGGGAATCAG ACTTGGCCTGGATCCTAAACTGCTGGCCCAGATCCTGAACATGAGTTCAGGTCGCTGCTGGTCCAGCGACACCTACAACCCGGTGCCGGGCGTGATGGAGGGCGTCCCCTCCGGGAACAACTACCAGGGAGGCTTCGGCACCCAGCTGATGGCCAAG GATCTGGGTCTGGCCCAGAACACGGCCACCAACACGAAGACTCCGGTCCCTCTGGGCTCGCTGGCCCATCAGATGTACCGCGTCATGTGTGCTCGCGGCTACGCCAATAAAGATTTCTCCTCAGTATTCCAGTTCCTGCGTGAGGAGGAGGGCGGCCAGTAA